A stretch of DNA from Dehalococcoidia bacterium:
GCTCTCGCCTTCGGGCGTGGCGGGCGAAGTCAGATCGGGACGGCTGTCTTCAGCCAAGGCAATTCTTTCTCCACGAACTCGCGGATTGCCCAATCGGGCAGGGGGTTGTCCACCATGCCCGGCTCGCGCTCGTCGGGCCGGTCAAGGGCGTGGTAATCGCTGCCGCCGAGGGGCCGGACGCCATGGCGGCGGGCGAGTTCCAGCAACCGGGCAACCGTCGCGGCGTCGTAGGCCTTGTAGAAGACCTCCATGCCCGCAAGGCCCTCGGGCACCAGCTCGCGAAGGACAGCCTCGGCGTCGTTGACGAAGGTAGGGTGGGCGAGGACGGGCGCCGCGCCGAAGCGGCGGAGCGTCCGCACGGCCTCGACCGGCGTCATTTTCTCTCGCTCGACATATGCAGGGCCATTGCGGCCGATGTAGAGGTCGAAGGCCTCGGTGGTGTTTGCCACGTGGCCGGCCTCGACCATGGCCAGCGCGACATGCGGCCTCCCGATGCTGGCCTCGCCCGCGATCTCCTTTACTCGCTCCCAGCTCACCGGCTTCCCGAGCGCTGCTAGCTTTTCGACCATGAGGCGGCCTCGCTCGAAGCGGCCTTCCCTGAAGCGCTTGAGTGCGGCCTGGAG
This window harbors:
- a CDS encoding PHP domain-containing protein, giving the protein MGAKADFHNHSTASDGRLTPSELVDLAYRNGVRIFALTDHDSTEGLDEARRAAARYADFTLVPGVELSTDVEGGEVHILGYLPEPDHPELQAALKRFREGRFERGRLMVEKLAALGKPVSWERVKEIAGEASIGRPHVALAMVEAGHVANTTEAFDLYIGRNGPAYVEREKMTPVEAVRTLRRFGAAPVLAHPTFVNDAEAVLRELVPEGLAGMEVFYKAYDAATVARLLELARRHGVRPLGGSDYHALDRPDEREPGMVDNPLPDWAIREFVEKELPWLKTAVPI